From the genome of Gemmatimonas phototrophica, one region includes:
- a CDS encoding UDP-glucuronic acid decarboxylase family protein translates to MTSQRVLVTGGAGFLGSHLCDRLLDAGHEVLCVDNFYTGTRPNVEHLLANPRFELMRHDVTMPLVVEVDRIFNLACPASPVHYQKDPVQTTRTSVHGAINMLDLAQRRGARILQASTSEVYGDPIVHPQAEEYWGNVNPVGIRSCYDEGKRCAETLFFDYRRQYQLPIKVARIFNTYGPRMHPNDGRVVSNFVVQALRGEAITIQGDGSQTRSFCFVSDLIDGLLRLMDTTDDVTGPINIGNPTESTIRELAELVLELTGSRSTITYRPLPEDDPRQRCPDITKARQLLGWTPTVSLHDGLRHTIRYFAELLEQPVPPAVRDVR, encoded by the coding sequence CTGACCTCCCAGCGTGTCCTCGTGACGGGAGGCGCCGGGTTCCTCGGTTCACATTTATGTGACCGTCTGCTGGATGCCGGGCACGAAGTGCTGTGCGTGGACAACTTCTACACCGGGACGCGCCCCAACGTCGAGCACCTGCTCGCCAATCCGCGTTTTGAGCTCATGCGGCACGACGTCACCATGCCGCTGGTGGTGGAGGTCGATCGCATCTTCAACCTGGCCTGCCCGGCGTCGCCGGTGCATTACCAGAAGGACCCCGTGCAAACCACGCGCACCAGTGTGCACGGGGCCATCAACATGCTCGATCTCGCACAACGTCGCGGCGCCCGCATTCTGCAGGCGTCCACGTCGGAAGTATACGGCGATCCCATCGTGCACCCGCAGGCTGAAGAGTACTGGGGCAATGTGAATCCGGTGGGGATCCGCTCCTGCTACGACGAGGGCAAGCGCTGCGCCGAAACGCTCTTCTTCGACTATCGTCGCCAGTATCAGCTGCCCATCAAGGTCGCGCGCATCTTCAATACGTACGGCCCGCGCATGCACCCCAACGATGGGCGTGTCGTGTCCAACTTCGTGGTGCAGGCACTGCGTGGCGAAGCGATCACCATTCAGGGTGATGGCTCACAGACGCGCTCCTTCTGCTTTGTGAGCGACCTGATTGACGGGTTGCTGCGGCTCATGGACACCACCGATGACGTGACCGGTCCGATCAACATCGGCAACCCGACCGAGAGCACTATTCGTGAACTGGCCGAGCTGGTGCTCGAGCTCACCGGTTCACGCTCCACGATCACGTATCGACCGCTCCCGGAAGACGACCCGCGACAGCGCTGCCCGGATATCACCAAAGCCAGGCAGCTTCTGGGGTGGACGCCCACGGTGTCGTTGCACGACGGTTTGCGGCACACCATTCGCTATTTTGCCGAGTTGCTGGAGCAGCCGGTGCCTCCCGCCGTCCGCGACGTGCGCTAG
- a CDS encoding 1,4-dihydroxy-6-naphthoate synthase, with product MRELTFGYSPCPNDTFAFHALTHGLVDTSLTIRPVLLDIEELNRRAHDGAFDLTKLSVGAFAAVGDRYSLLRSGAALGNGVGPLVVTRTPVSFDLAVSGRLAIPGRETTAYRLLRLAAPTLGEVVELRYDRILRAVADGEVDAGLIIHESRFTYAEHGLHKAIDLGDWWEQTTQLPVPLAGICARAELAAPVRAEAERAIRASVQYAFDHPEASRAYVREHAQEMSAEVCAQHIALYVNEHSLDIGNDGLAAIQRLVNA from the coding sequence GTGCGTGAGCTGACTTTCGGCTATTCGCCGTGCCCCAACGATACCTTTGCCTTTCATGCGCTCACGCATGGCCTGGTGGATACGTCACTCACCATTCGTCCGGTGCTGCTCGATATCGAAGAGCTCAATCGGCGGGCACATGATGGCGCGTTCGATCTCACGAAACTCAGTGTGGGAGCCTTCGCCGCTGTTGGCGATCGGTATTCGCTGCTGCGCAGTGGCGCCGCCCTGGGCAACGGCGTGGGACCCTTGGTTGTTACACGCACGCCAGTGAGCTTCGACCTCGCCGTCAGCGGCCGCCTAGCCATACCGGGGCGTGAAACCACCGCCTACCGGTTGTTGCGACTGGCCGCCCCGACGCTAGGCGAGGTGGTGGAATTGCGCTACGATCGGATTCTGCGGGCGGTTGCCGATGGCGAGGTGGACGCCGGGCTCATCATTCACGAGAGCCGTTTTACCTACGCTGAGCACGGCCTGCACAAGGCCATCGATCTGGGCGACTGGTGGGAGCAGACCACGCAGTTGCCGGTGCCGTTGGCGGGCATCTGCGCCCGCGCGGAGCTGGCCGCGCCGGTTCGTGCGGAAGCCGAGCGCGCCATCAGGGCATCGGTGCAATACGCCTTCGACCATCCGGAGGCGAGTCGCGCGTATGTCCGCGAGCATGCCCAGGAGATGTCGGCCGAGGTGTGCGCACAGCACATTGCGCTGTACGTCAACGAACACAGTCTGGACATTGGCAACGACGGGCTCGCGGCGATTCAGCGACTGGTGAACGCCTAA
- a CDS encoding SgcJ/EcaC family oxidoreductase, giving the protein MTSHPLQHFAERYTAAWCSQQPSQVAEFFAPDGVLTINGGTPSIGRDAITASAAAFMTAFPDLVVLLDALHDHDGRVCYDWTLIGTNTGPGGTGRAVRITGREAWRMHAQGTIADSVGSFDVAEYERQLHGR; this is encoded by the coding sequence ATGACTTCACACCCACTCCAGCATTTCGCCGAACGCTACACGGCCGCCTGGTGCAGCCAGCAGCCGTCGCAGGTGGCGGAGTTCTTCGCGCCCGATGGTGTACTCACCATCAATGGAGGGACGCCAAGCATTGGACGCGACGCCATTACCGCTTCAGCCGCGGCGTTCATGACGGCCTTCCCGGACCTGGTCGTGCTGCTCGATGCGTTGCACGATCACGACGGTCGCGTGTGCTACGACTGGACGCTGATTGGCACGAACACGGGACCGGGTGGTACCGGGCGCGCGGTACGCATTACGGGGCGTGAGGCCTGGCGCATGCATGCGCAGGGCACGATTGCCGATTCCGTGGGTTCCTTTGACGTGGCGGAATACGAGCGGCAGCTTCACGGACGCTAA
- a CDS encoding nuclear transport factor 2 family protein: MLTSRGGRLYRALLGGVLLLAPLHLEGQGTSRADSTPDVRAIVAARARSNAAIARHDTVGIAREMMPDVTVVSSTSSMGMGMSINVSRMAAQFARRPDTKWVRTPERIAVFDAWGVASERGQWVGTWTEPDGPVVIRGSYEAQWRQIDGLWRIQGELFVPLRCEGGAYCRARP; this comes from the coding sequence ATGCTCACGTCCCGTGGTGGGCGCCTGTATCGGGCGCTGCTTGGAGGCGTGCTGCTGCTGGCGCCCCTGCACCTCGAAGGGCAGGGCACCAGTCGCGCCGACTCTACCCCCGATGTGCGGGCCATTGTGGCGGCCCGTGCGCGTTCCAACGCGGCCATTGCCCGTCACGACACCGTGGGTATTGCGCGGGAGATGATGCCCGATGTCACCGTGGTGTCCTCAACCAGTTCCATGGGCATGGGGATGTCGATCAACGTGTCGCGCATGGCGGCGCAGTTCGCGCGCCGTCCCGATACCAAGTGGGTGCGTACGCCGGAGCGCATCGCTGTCTTTGACGCATGGGGCGTGGCGTCAGAACGAGGGCAGTGGGTGGGCACGTGGACCGAACCCGACGGACCGGTGGTCATTCGCGGCAGCTACGAGGCGCAGTGGCGCCAGATCGATGGCCTGTGGCGCATTCAGGGCGAACTCTTTGTGCCGCTGCGCTGCGAAGGTGGGGCGTATTGCCGCGCGCGTCCCTGA
- a CDS encoding NCS2 family permease codes for MRRYFEFDRHDATWRTEVTAGIATFFTMAYIIVVNPAILEAAGLPRGASITATILSAAFGTLIMGVYAKRPFAIAPYMGENAFIVFTVVKGLGFPWQTALGAIFLAGLLFTVLTVFGVRSWLANGIPVVLKHSFTVGIGLFLTFIGLNAVGMVQLGVPGSPVALGALNAPSTVLAISGFTLTAVLLVRRTTGALLIGIAVTAVLSFATGVTPLPSGVVSMPPSLEPLFAQLDIRGALTLKALPVVVIVFVMAFVDTIGTLIGLGARAGLLDANGNLPDMEKPMLADAVVNMVAPVLGTTTCGAFIESAVGIEEGGRTGVTAVVVALLFLSALGFAPLLTAIPAHATGVAIVALGALMLSGMSTLPVKDHTEWIPAFLTIVLMSFTFNIGVGMTAGLVSYPVLKLFTGRVKEVSVPMWWLAALSLLFYAVYPYH; via the coding sequence GTGAGACGGTACTTCGAATTTGATCGGCACGACGCTACGTGGCGTACGGAAGTCACCGCCGGTATCGCCACGTTCTTCACGATGGCCTACATCATCGTGGTCAACCCGGCCATCCTGGAAGCCGCCGGGCTGCCGCGCGGCGCCTCCATCACCGCCACCATTTTGTCGGCGGCCTTTGGCACGCTGATCATGGGCGTGTACGCAAAGCGCCCCTTTGCCATTGCACCCTACATGGGCGAAAACGCGTTCATTGTGTTCACGGTAGTGAAGGGCCTTGGGTTCCCGTGGCAGACGGCACTGGGAGCCATCTTTCTGGCCGGGCTGTTGTTTACCGTGCTCACCGTGTTCGGCGTGCGCAGTTGGTTGGCCAACGGTATTCCTGTGGTGCTCAAACACAGCTTTACCGTTGGCATTGGGCTATTTCTCACGTTCATCGGACTCAACGCCGTTGGTATGGTGCAGCTGGGCGTGCCGGGGTCACCCGTTGCCCTTGGCGCCCTCAACGCTCCCAGCACGGTGCTCGCCATCTCGGGATTCACGCTGACGGCCGTGCTGCTGGTGCGCCGTACGACGGGGGCGTTGCTCATCGGGATTGCCGTCACGGCGGTCTTGTCGTTCGCGACCGGCGTAACGCCACTTCCCAGCGGTGTCGTCAGCATGCCGCCGTCGCTCGAGCCGTTGTTTGCTCAGCTGGATATTCGCGGCGCACTCACCCTCAAAGCGCTCCCCGTGGTGGTCATTGTCTTTGTGATGGCCTTTGTCGATACCATCGGCACACTGATTGGCCTGGGCGCACGGGCGGGGTTGCTCGACGCCAACGGCAACTTGCCGGATATGGAGAAGCCCATGCTCGCCGACGCCGTGGTGAACATGGTGGCTCCGGTGCTTGGGACCACCACGTGTGGTGCCTTCATTGAGTCCGCCGTGGGTATTGAAGAGGGAGGTCGCACGGGGGTAACCGCCGTGGTCGTGGCGCTGCTGTTTCTCTCGGCGCTCGGCTTTGCACCGCTGCTCACGGCCATTCCTGCCCATGCCACGGGGGTGGCCATTGTGGCGTTGGGCGCGCTGATGCTCAGTGGCATGAGCACTCTTCCCGTGAAGGATCACACCGAGTGGATTCCCGCCTTTCTCACCATTGTGCTGATGAGCTTCACCTTCAACATCGGGGTGGGCATGACCGCGGGATTGGTGAGCTATCCCGTGCTCAAGCTGTTCACGGGGCGAGTGAAGGAAGTCTCGGTACCCATGTGGTGGTTGGCGGCACTCTCGCTGCTGTTTTATGCGGTGTATCCCTATCACTGA